A single window of Myxocyprinus asiaticus isolate MX2 ecotype Aquarium Trade chromosome 48, UBuf_Myxa_2, whole genome shotgun sequence DNA harbors:
- the LOC127437499 gene encoding protein saal1-like isoform X1 has translation MEKNDSCSEDGDSCGSSAAGSPEMDRNPSPPPVEDEAEAGEEADAIGETVYSKHWLFSTLTHLIQMMTDEKCGQSDASVELTDELEEDLCKVWDMAMDKDVSIFLQEFKAPDILLGVIAKSHNPRLTEICVGILGNMACFHDACVSLSQNSDLGAVLLLLLGDNDPPTLLETSRLLLTCVSQPDVAHLWLERIQQQPAVCSSLCFIMSSSTNVDLLFKVGELVDKLFDEDEELMKSWVSTPPSESDPNKDAQQGITSSLLEAATQLRSESPEALEVYLHSLQLLTTVEEGMQSLVSDGACGHAVWAFVCKVVCEDLCQPDDPPLILQEQKALLAPAIALLSVLHSSLQSDISVELVVSILRILQFYVEYRQSRTGGNPDSEESQKDEKEETDVQLKALVETTADFLSVLIMDLNKDILSSLVKEGHLTEKSCVSAVSTLLPQHISAVQHLVGLLSEVEPKLADIIKKDISISSKM, from the exons ATGG AGAAAAATGACAGTTGCTCCGAGGATGGAGACAGTTGTGGATCCTCCGCTGCAGGCTCTCCAGAGATGGACCGCAACCCGTCGCCTCCACCGGTGGAAGATGAAGCTGAGGCTGGTGAAGAGGCGGATGCCATCGGGGAAACGGTATACAGCAAACACTGGCTCTTCAGCACCCTGACCCACCTTATTCAG ATGATGACAGATGAAAAATGTGGACAGAGTGATGCTTCCGTGGAGTTGACAGATGAGCTGGAAGAGGACCTGTGTAAAGTGTGGGACATGGCTATGGATAAG GATGTGTCCATTTTTCTTCAAGAGTTCAAGGCTCCAGACATCTTACTGGGTGTTATTGCAAAGTCACACAACCCAAGGCTCACT GAAATCTGTGTTGGAATTCTGGGTAATATGGCCTGTTTCCATGACGCGTGTGTATCTCTTAGCCAGAACTCTGACCTAGG TGCTGTGTTACTTTTGCTGCTTGGGGACAATGATCCACCTACACTCTTAGAAACCAGCAG GCTCCTGCTAACCTGCGTCTCTCAGCCCGACGTCGCCCACCTCTGGCTAGAGAGGATACAGCAGCAACCGGCAGTGTGCAGCAGTCTCTGTTTCATAATGAGCAGCTCCACAAATG tggATTTGCTGTTTAAGGTTGGGGAGCTGGTGGATAAGCTCTTTGATGAGGATGAGGAGTTAATGAAGAGTTGGGTGTCTACACCACCCAGCGAGAGTGACCCAAACAAGGACGCACAGCAGGGTATCACGTCTTCTCTGCTGGAGGCTGCTACACAGCTTAG gtcaGAGAGTCCAGAGGCTCTTGAAGTGTATCTTCATTCCCTCCAGCTTCTTACTACGGTAGAAGAGGGCATGCAATCTCTTG TATCAGATGGAGCATGTGGTCATGCGGTGTGGGCATTTGTATGTAAGGTCGTATGTGAGGATTTATGTCAACCGGACGACCCTCCTCTCATCCTGCAGGAACAAAAAGCTCTTCTGGCTCCAGCGATCGCCCTGCTGTCTGTGTTACACTCCAGCCTTCAGTCAGATATCA GTGTAGAATTAGTGGTGAGTATCCTTCGTATTCTGCAGTTCTATGTTGAGTACCGTCAGAGCCGAACAGGTGGAAACCCGGATTCAGAAGAGAGTCAGAAGGACGAGAAGGAGGAAACAGATGTACAGCTCAAAGCTTTAGTCGAAACTACAGCTGACTTCCTCTCAGTTCTAATAATGGACCTAAATAAG gacattttatcatcattagtCAAAGAAGGACATTTGACAGAAAAGAGCTGTGTTTCTGCGGTTAGCACCCTTTTACCGCAACACATCTCAGCG GTGCAGCACCTGGTCGGCCTGTTGTCTGAAGTGGAACCTAAACTGGCAGACATTATAAAGAAGGACATTTCCATTTCGTCCAAAATGTGA
- the LOC127437499 gene encoding protein saal1-like isoform X2, whose translation MGKSDSCGSSAAGSPEMDRNPSPPPVEDEAEAGEEADAIGETVYSKHWLFSTLTHLIQMMTDEKCGQSDASVELTDELEEDLCKVWDMAMDKDVSIFLQEFKAPDILLGVIAKSHNPRLTEICVGILGNMACFHDACVSLSQNSDLGAVLLLLLGDNDPPTLLETSRLLLTCVSQPDVAHLWLERIQQQPAVCSSLCFIMSSSTNVDLLFKVGELVDKLFDEDEELMKSWVSTPPSESDPNKDAQQGITSSLLEAATQLRSESPEALEVYLHSLQLLTTVEEGMQSLVSDGACGHAVWAFVCKVVCEDLCQPDDPPLILQEQKALLAPAIALLSVLHSSLQSDISVELVVSILRILQFYVEYRQSRTGGNPDSEESQKDEKEETDVQLKALVETTADFLSVLIMDLNKDILSSLVKEGHLTEKSCVSAVSTLLPQHISAVQHLVGLLSEVEPKLADIIKKDISISSKM comes from the exons ATGGGTAAGTCCG ACAGTTGTGGATCCTCCGCTGCAGGCTCTCCAGAGATGGACCGCAACCCGTCGCCTCCACCGGTGGAAGATGAAGCTGAGGCTGGTGAAGAGGCGGATGCCATCGGGGAAACGGTATACAGCAAACACTGGCTCTTCAGCACCCTGACCCACCTTATTCAG ATGATGACAGATGAAAAATGTGGACAGAGTGATGCTTCCGTGGAGTTGACAGATGAGCTGGAAGAGGACCTGTGTAAAGTGTGGGACATGGCTATGGATAAG GATGTGTCCATTTTTCTTCAAGAGTTCAAGGCTCCAGACATCTTACTGGGTGTTATTGCAAAGTCACACAACCCAAGGCTCACT GAAATCTGTGTTGGAATTCTGGGTAATATGGCCTGTTTCCATGACGCGTGTGTATCTCTTAGCCAGAACTCTGACCTAGG TGCTGTGTTACTTTTGCTGCTTGGGGACAATGATCCACCTACACTCTTAGAAACCAGCAG GCTCCTGCTAACCTGCGTCTCTCAGCCCGACGTCGCCCACCTCTGGCTAGAGAGGATACAGCAGCAACCGGCAGTGTGCAGCAGTCTCTGTTTCATAATGAGCAGCTCCACAAATG tggATTTGCTGTTTAAGGTTGGGGAGCTGGTGGATAAGCTCTTTGATGAGGATGAGGAGTTAATGAAGAGTTGGGTGTCTACACCACCCAGCGAGAGTGACCCAAACAAGGACGCACAGCAGGGTATCACGTCTTCTCTGCTGGAGGCTGCTACACAGCTTAG gtcaGAGAGTCCAGAGGCTCTTGAAGTGTATCTTCATTCCCTCCAGCTTCTTACTACGGTAGAAGAGGGCATGCAATCTCTTG TATCAGATGGAGCATGTGGTCATGCGGTGTGGGCATTTGTATGTAAGGTCGTATGTGAGGATTTATGTCAACCGGACGACCCTCCTCTCATCCTGCAGGAACAAAAAGCTCTTCTGGCTCCAGCGATCGCCCTGCTGTCTGTGTTACACTCCAGCCTTCAGTCAGATATCA GTGTAGAATTAGTGGTGAGTATCCTTCGTATTCTGCAGTTCTATGTTGAGTACCGTCAGAGCCGAACAGGTGGAAACCCGGATTCAGAAGAGAGTCAGAAGGACGAGAAGGAGGAAACAGATGTACAGCTCAAAGCTTTAGTCGAAACTACAGCTGACTTCCTCTCAGTTCTAATAATGGACCTAAATAAG gacattttatcatcattagtCAAAGAAGGACATTTGACAGAAAAGAGCTGTGTTTCTGCGGTTAGCACCCTTTTACCGCAACACATCTCAGCG GTGCAGCACCTGGTCGGCCTGTTGTCTGAAGTGGAACCTAAACTGGCAGACATTATAAAGAAGGACATTTCCATTTCGTCCAAAATGTGA
- the LOC127437499 gene encoding protein saal1-like isoform X3, which produces MGSPEMDRNPSPPPVEDEAEAGEEADAIGETVYSKHWLFSTLTHLIQMMTDEKCGQSDASVELTDELEEDLCKVWDMAMDKDVSIFLQEFKAPDILLGVIAKSHNPRLTEICVGILGNMACFHDACVSLSQNSDLGAVLLLLLGDNDPPTLLETSRLLLTCVSQPDVAHLWLERIQQQPAVCSSLCFIMSSSTNVDLLFKVGELVDKLFDEDEELMKSWVSTPPSESDPNKDAQQGITSSLLEAATQLRSESPEALEVYLHSLQLLTTVEEGMQSLVSDGACGHAVWAFVCKVVCEDLCQPDDPPLILQEQKALLAPAIALLSVLHSSLQSDISVELVVSILRILQFYVEYRQSRTGGNPDSEESQKDEKEETDVQLKALVETTADFLSVLIMDLNKDILSSLVKEGHLTEKSCVSAVSTLLPQHISAVQHLVGLLSEVEPKLADIIKKDISISSKM; this is translated from the exons ATGG GCTCTCCAGAGATGGACCGCAACCCGTCGCCTCCACCGGTGGAAGATGAAGCTGAGGCTGGTGAAGAGGCGGATGCCATCGGGGAAACGGTATACAGCAAACACTGGCTCTTCAGCACCCTGACCCACCTTATTCAG ATGATGACAGATGAAAAATGTGGACAGAGTGATGCTTCCGTGGAGTTGACAGATGAGCTGGAAGAGGACCTGTGTAAAGTGTGGGACATGGCTATGGATAAG GATGTGTCCATTTTTCTTCAAGAGTTCAAGGCTCCAGACATCTTACTGGGTGTTATTGCAAAGTCACACAACCCAAGGCTCACT GAAATCTGTGTTGGAATTCTGGGTAATATGGCCTGTTTCCATGACGCGTGTGTATCTCTTAGCCAGAACTCTGACCTAGG TGCTGTGTTACTTTTGCTGCTTGGGGACAATGATCCACCTACACTCTTAGAAACCAGCAG GCTCCTGCTAACCTGCGTCTCTCAGCCCGACGTCGCCCACCTCTGGCTAGAGAGGATACAGCAGCAACCGGCAGTGTGCAGCAGTCTCTGTTTCATAATGAGCAGCTCCACAAATG tggATTTGCTGTTTAAGGTTGGGGAGCTGGTGGATAAGCTCTTTGATGAGGATGAGGAGTTAATGAAGAGTTGGGTGTCTACACCACCCAGCGAGAGTGACCCAAACAAGGACGCACAGCAGGGTATCACGTCTTCTCTGCTGGAGGCTGCTACACAGCTTAG gtcaGAGAGTCCAGAGGCTCTTGAAGTGTATCTTCATTCCCTCCAGCTTCTTACTACGGTAGAAGAGGGCATGCAATCTCTTG TATCAGATGGAGCATGTGGTCATGCGGTGTGGGCATTTGTATGTAAGGTCGTATGTGAGGATTTATGTCAACCGGACGACCCTCCTCTCATCCTGCAGGAACAAAAAGCTCTTCTGGCTCCAGCGATCGCCCTGCTGTCTGTGTTACACTCCAGCCTTCAGTCAGATATCA GTGTAGAATTAGTGGTGAGTATCCTTCGTATTCTGCAGTTCTATGTTGAGTACCGTCAGAGCCGAACAGGTGGAAACCCGGATTCAGAAGAGAGTCAGAAGGACGAGAAGGAGGAAACAGATGTACAGCTCAAAGCTTTAGTCGAAACTACAGCTGACTTCCTCTCAGTTCTAATAATGGACCTAAATAAG gacattttatcatcattagtCAAAGAAGGACATTTGACAGAAAAGAGCTGTGTTTCTGCGGTTAGCACCCTTTTACCGCAACACATCTCAGCG GTGCAGCACCTGGTCGGCCTGTTGTCTGAAGTGGAACCTAAACTGGCAGACATTATAAAGAAGGACATTTCCATTTCGTCCAAAATGTGA